A window of the Diorhabda carinulata isolate Delta chromosome 1, icDioCari1.1, whole genome shotgun sequence genome harbors these coding sequences:
- the LOC130901561 gene encoding uncharacterized protein LOC130901561 has translation MTGRGKGGKGLGKGGAKRHRKVLRDNIQGITKPAIRRLARRGGVKRISGLIYEETRGVLKVFLENVIRDAVTYTEHAKRKTVTAMDVVYALKRQGRTLYGNKRKIMTGRGKGGKGLGKGGAKRHRKVLRDNIQGITKPAIRRLARRGGVKRISGLIYEETRGVLKVFLENVIRDAVTYTEHAKRKTVTAMDVVYALKRQGRTLYGFGG, from the exons atgaccggtcgtggaaaaggtggtaaaggacttggaaaagggggtgcaaaacgacaccgaaaagttttacgtgataatatccaaggaattaccaaacctgctattagaagattagctagacgtggaggagtaaaacgtatatcgggattaatttacgaagaaactcgtggagttttgaaagtgtttttggaaaatgttattagagatgccgtaacatacactgaacatgctaaaagaaaaacggtaacggctatggatgttgtttatgctttaaaacgtcaaggtcgtactttatatggt aacaaaagaaaaataatgaccggtcgtggaaaaggtggtaaaggacttggaaaagggggtgcaaaacgacaccgaaaagttttacgtgataatatccaaggaattaccaaacctgctattagaagattagctagacgtggaggagtaaaacgtatatcgggattaatttacgaagaaactcgtggagttttgaaagtgtttttggaaaatgttattagagatgccgtaacatacactgaacatgctaaaagaaaaacggtaacggctatggatgttgtttatgctttaaaacgtcaaggtcgtactttatatggttttggtggttaa